A region from the Lolium perenne isolate Kyuss_39 chromosome 4, Kyuss_2.0, whole genome shotgun sequence genome encodes:
- the LOC139839010 gene encoding protein FAR-RED ELONGATED HYPOCOTYL 3-like, protein MFVKQYTKLIDDREKADDEAEKNRSQKISKPMFGYPIEKHASKLYTPAVFKLFKAELKKTASYVIVDNSDGLCYEVLHVDSENRESWSRVNFTITIDPHLGLYKCQCRLYEHFGIICCHIMLVMTQTGVMKIPECHIMKRWTVDARKGSKVKSGKSVAVLDDEANRTLRHKNLYMHVLDLVSAGEYDKTTSDLAMKYVELAKKKIEEYKMTISRTCQVGYNLPTSINGDKEVTMEGIGETGDTSSCGLQLYDRAQNCGIEVSSIKAPIVKMKIGRPTNRRFLTRFDANITRTKGVVHGKKKVNVPGGRTGVQQTRFCSCCKSPDHDIRTCPVKNDYNVPPKKKSKHSSTAHFKF, encoded by the exons ATGTTTGTCAAGCAGTATACTAAGCTTATTGATGACAGAGAAAAGGCTGATGACGAAGCCGAGAAAAACAGAAGCCAG AAAATTTCGAAGCCTATGTTTGGTTACCCAATTGAGAAGCACGCTTCTAAATTATATACTCCTGCCGTTTTCAAGTTGTTCAAGGCGGAATTAAAGAAGACAGCTTCATATGTTATTGTTGACAATTCAGATGGCTTATGTTATGAAGTGCTGCACGTAGATTCTGAAAACAGAGAATCCTGGAGCCGTGTAAATTTCACAATAACAATTGATCCACATTTGGGGTTATACAAGTGTCAATGCAGGCTGTATGAGCACTTTGGTATTATATGCTGCCACATTATGCTG GTTATGACCCAGACTGGAGTGATGAAAATACCTGAATGTCACATTATGAAAAGGTGGACAGTTGATGCGAGGAAAGGATCAAAAGTAAAAAGTGGAAAATCTGTTGCAGTACTGGACGATGAAGCAAACAGAACTTTAAGGCACAAAAATTTATACATGCATGTTCTGGACCTAGTTAGTGCTGGTGAGTACGATAAAACAACATCGGACCTAGCAATGAAGTATGTAGAATTGGCGAAGAAGAAGATTGAAGAGTACAAGATGACCATTAGTAGGACGTGCCAAGTTGGATATAACTTACCTACTTCAATCAATGGTGATAAAGAAGTGACCATGGAAGGCATTGGGGAAACAGGAGATACTTCCTCATGTGGGCTACAACTTTATGATCGAGCACAGAACTGTGGAATTGAAGTTAGTTCAATAAAGGCTCCCATTGTGAAGATGAAGATTGGCAGGCCTACAAATAGGAGATTCCTTACCCGCTTTGATGCAAACATTACAAGGACGAAAGGTGTAGTACATGGGAAGAAGAAGGTTAATGTTCCTGGCGGAAGAACTGGAGTACAGCAGACGAGGTTTTGCAGCTGCTGCAAGTCTCCTGACCATGATATTAGAACATGCCCTGTAAAAAATGACTACAATGTTCCGCCAAAGAAGAAGTCAAAGCACAGCAGTAC
- the LOC139830142 gene encoding protein FAR1-RELATED SEQUENCE 5-like: MDLGEGMNKDCYISLQSAGRGVTFTELLTMVATEAEQSKFTVARQAEVNKQMVVGSAEENQTEKCIDSSANRSSGNIEEGFLDTNLEFSREKLTQPVASFDRRDGSFGSKLPDESIGTSCFVDSSVNFGGSNCSDGISKSSFSRTISNYQLEEDCGAMDVTSQVREFNGGLIEESMRKYCEDKKSVMFEPEVGMQFSSTEEAFQFYNMYSWVLGFSIRLGDNYTTKTKQRTMQEYLCQRQGNGDETKNSTTRCGCKAMMRVATNDSCKWSVKFFIAEHNHDMVESCGEKKHLASHRQIDRHTKEMIRHLRENNVSLTRVNLVMGSLFGSMDKVPFSKKTLRTVCSNIAKEALVDDVQKTLQSFREKISRDPRFVFTAELDEDNRLNSLMWTSGRSRSLYQHFGDVITFDTTYETNIYKMPFGMFVGVNNHFQSVIFAGVLLTNETAANFKWAFQEFVAMMGGKPPQTMLTDQSLAMTIAIKENLLSTKHRWCKWHILRKAQEALGHVHKLHSTFSDEFNKVVNHMLTPEEFECGWDYLTKKYDLGGNPFMTRAFEVRENGRSHILMIFSVQECQVLRGVRARTMCLKYMFHASLQ, encoded by the exons ATGGATCTGGGTGAGGGCATGAACAAGGATTGCTACATCTCATTGCAATCAGCGGGAAGAGGAGTAACTTTCACAGAACTCCTTACCATGGTTGCTACTGAAGCTGAGCAGTCTAAGTTCAC TGTTGCCCGCCAGGCTGAAGTAAACAAACAGATGGTTGTTGGATCTGCAGAGGAAAATCAAACTGAAAAGTGCATTGACAGTAGTGCAAATCG ATCTTCAGGTAACATTGAGGAAGGATTTTTGGATACAAATCTGGAATTTAGTAGGGAGAAATTAACACAGCCAGTAGCTTCTTTCGATAGAAG GGATGGTTCTTTTGGTTCAAAATTACCGGACGAATCCATAGGAACTAGCTGTTTCGTTGACAGTTCAGTTAACTTTGGTGGTAGTAACTGCTCCGACGGTATTTCGAAGTCTTCATTCTCTAGAACAATTTCCAATTACCAGTTGGAGGAAGATTGTGGGGCAATGGATGTGACATCGCAAGTAAG GGAATTTAATGGTGGTCTAATAGAAGAGTCAATGAGGAAATACTGTGAAGATAAAAAAAGCGTCATGTTCGAACCTGAGGTCGGAATGCAGTTCTCATCTACAGAAGAAGCATTCCAGTTCTACAACATGTACTCCTGGGTGTTAGGGTTCAGCATCAGATTAGGTGATAACTACACAACAAAGACAAAGCAAAGGACAATGCAAGAATACCTTTGCCAGCGACAG GGTAATGGTGATGAGACAAAAAATTCGACAACGAGGTGTGGTTGCAAAGCAATGATGAGGGTGGCAACAAATGATAGCTGTAAGTGGTCTGTGAAATTTTTTATTGCTGAACACAACCATGATATGGTAGAGAGTTGTGGAGAAAAAAAACATTTGGCTTCACATAGACAGATAGATAGGCACACAAAGGAGATGATAAGGCATCTAAGAGAGAACAATGTTAGCCTGACAAGAGTAAATTTAGTTATGGGTAGCTTGTTTGGCTCAATGGATAAAGTTCCTTTCAGTAAGAAGACACTGAGAACTGTTTgttcaaacatagcaaaagaagctctTGTCGATGATGTACAAAAAACTTTGCAGTCATTCAGGGAAAAGATATCCAGAGATCCTAGGTTTGTTTTCACAGCTGAGCTAGATGAGGACAACAGACTCAATTCACTAATGTGGACCAGTGGTAGAAGCAGGTCATTGTACCAGCATTTTGGAGATGTGATAACTTTTGACACAACTTATGAGACTAACATCTATAAAATGCCATTTGGCATGTTTGTCGGTGTGAACAATCACTTCCAGAGTGTCATATTTGCTGGTGTTCTGTTGACGAACGAGACCGCAGCTAATTTTAAATGGGCATTTCAGGAATTTGTAGCAATGATGGGGGGGAAGCCACCGCAAACAATGCTTACTG ATCAGAGTTTGGCGATGACAATTGCCATAAAGGAAAATTTGCTTAGTACTAAGCATCGGTGGTGCAAGTGGCACATATTGAGGAAAGCGCAAGAGGCCTTAGGACATGTTCACAAGTTACATAGCACTTTTAGTGATGAGTTCAACAAGGTAGTTAACCACATGTTAACTCCAGAAGAATTTGAATGTGGCTGGGATTATTTGACCAAGAAGTATGACCTAGGTGGTAACCCTTTCATGACAAGAGCGTTTGAAGTGCGGGAAAATGGGCGAAGCCATATTTTAATGATATTTTCTGTGCAAGAATGTCAAGTACTCAGAGGAGTGAGAGCGCGAACCATGTGCTTAAAGTATATGTTCCATGCAAGTCTTCAATAA